The proteins below come from a single Torulaspora delbrueckii CBS 1146 chromosome 5, complete genome genomic window:
- the YPS7 gene encoding putative aspartic endopeptidase (similar to Saccharomyces cerevisiae YPS7 (YDR349C); ancestral locus Anc_5.401) — MSLHILLMAFTVALVLQLLPFGLCQTNLTDELTNELGETAFPVITLGKDITSLYYANVSFGDPADEQLLRVDIGQPYTWLISKPNDSDTAVYLNNGYIYEFSFMDSIEVNVSATMDSMNFTGIHFTNISDVSGTYSIDSSSTAIIGSDYMSISNISFFETNYASFYTAGSLGLGGRISDGSAAIDSEKFDSSFFFLDRLMNLGIIKTPSYSLWFGADTVPYDRRKLASGTMADCGKLILGAVDPSLYTGILRSFKMIPFIDPVSQAQSNNYPILPLGTIYINSANGKSLNMTSEEFVEPVLLDSRYSTTYLPIDAIVQIAVQIGATFVESLDKWLVACSVAKLDVSLDFTFGNIEIRVPLEDFLVTTYDPKSNTSLHFSTGEEACFLAMVSKDKTGYNVLGGPFLKNLYMAVDIEDSSIAIAQAKMVNQSSSSSGSIRSTSASSAVSSAVSLRPISSGHIPYALSRNLTSSMTLFPSGVPSLTSYVPDQFTGTVNSEGLISTGRSFYQTSRSTSTPKSSETTYESLLLSTSQSTTATVNAGSTNIQASKSGSEGWIAWLLAVILGASSLELLL, encoded by the coding sequence ATGAGCTTACACATCCTGCTTATGGCATTCACGGTCGCATTAGtccttcaattgcttcCGTTTGGTTTATGTCAAACTAACCTTACAGATGAGCTGACGAACGAATTGGGAGAGACTGCATTCCCCGTCATAACGCTGGGAAAGGATATCACTTCATTGTATTATGCCAATGTATCCTTTGGTGACCCAGCGGATGAGCAGTTATTAAGAGTGGATATTGGGCAACCTTATACGTGGTTAATCTCGAAGCCTAATGACTCTGACACTGCCGTATATCTGAATAATGGCTACATTTACGAGTTCAGTTTTATGGATAGTATTGAGGTAAACGTATCAGCTACGATGGACTCGATGAATTTCACTGGGATCCATTTCACAAATATATCCGATGTCTCGGGAACCTATTCGATTGATTCGTCCTCTACAGCAATAATTGGCTCTGATTACATGTCGATCTCAAATATCTCGTTCTTTGAGACAAATTATGCATCCTTCTACACTGCGGGTTCTTTAGGACTAGGAGGAAGGATCTCAGATGGGTCTGCTGCGATTGATAGCGAAAAATTCGATagcagtttcttcttcctggaCCGCTTGATGAATCTCGGTATCATTAAGACTCCATCTTACTCCCTTTGGTTTGGCGCAGATACGGTGCCTTACGATCGTCGTAAGTTGGCTTCAGGTACAATGGCAGATTGTGGTAAACTGATTTTGGGCGCAGTTGATCCCTCGCTTTACACTGGAATACTACGCAGTTTCAAGATGATCCCATTTATTGATCCCGTAAGTCAGGCTCAATCAAATAACTACCCCATCTTACCACTAGGGACTATTTACATTAATTCAGCGAACGGTAAAAGCTTAAACATGACATCAGAGGAATTTGTTGAACCGGTACTTCTCGATTCGAGATATAGCACCACTTACCTACCGATAGATGccattgttcaaattgCAGTACAGATTGGGGCGACTTTTGTGGAATCACTCGACAAGTGGCTTGTAGCCTGCTCAGTTGCCAAGTTGGATGTCAGTTTGGACTTCACATTCGGTAATATTGAGATCAGGGTTCCTCTGGAAGATTTCCTAGTTACGACATATGACCCTAAAAGTAATACGTCGTTGCATTTCTCCACTGGAGAAGAAGCATGTTTTCTGGCAATGGTCTCTAAAGACAAAACTGGTTACAACGTTTTAGGTGGTCCgtttttgaagaatctgtACATGGCAGTCGACATTGAGGATAGTTCTATCGCCATTGCTCAGGCCAAGATGGTCAatcaatcttcttcatcttctggaTCTATTCGCAGTACGTCTGCCTCTAGCGCTGTTTCTTCTGCAGTGAGTTTGAGACCGATATCGTCGGGCCACATACCGTATGCTCTGTCTCGAAATTTGACCAGCAGTATGACACTATTCCCATCGGGAGTGCCGAGCCTCACAAGCTACGTTCCAGATCAGTTCACGGGTACAGTCAATTCCGAGGGACTGATATCAACGGGACGTTCGTTTTATCAAACTTCCAGATCTACATCAACTCCTAAAAGCTCAGAAACTACTTACGAAAGTCTCCTGCTTTCGACATCCCAGTCTACAACTGCCACTGTAAATGCAGGAAGCACAAATATTCAAGCATCTAAAAGTGGATCCGAAGGATGGATAGCTTGGCTTCTCGCTGTCATACTGGGTGCATCATCTCTGGAACTTCTGTTGTAA